The DNA region AACAAAATCGAGAAAAGCATAAACCATAGCTCAAAACGCAAGAGCTAATTGAAGAAATGTCAAATTCAGCTTCTGAAGAGCACGATCACGATGATGGTGTGGAAGAGTTAGGGGAGTTACGTGAGCCGCCTTATCAAAACCCTTCCGCACCTCCTCACGGGGTACTTTGCCTCACATTCTATTGATTTTATATCCTTTTActgtttttattaatgtgtatTTGCGCCAAATGCAATGTATCCGTCTATTTCGACAAATTGCTGCACAGAACATCTATTTTTTGGCCTTTTGTGATTAAGTTATGATGCTTAGTTGGTGCATTATAAGTTACTACTATTATTGTTGGAAGTATTGGCTTACTTGGCATTGAGAAGGGAGATAAAGAGTATTGTGATTAGGCTGCTGATTATAGACAGAGATAATGGTGAGTTTATGAATTTTTTGTGTGCAGTCATTCGATGTATCAACAACGGTTGATCCAAGTTACGTGATATCTTTGATAAGGAGACTTCTGCCGTCGGATGTGAATGGTTTGGTTCGTGAAGAACCAGCAGCTGAAGGCGTTATTGAGGATGCCACAAACTTGCCTGAAAATGGCAGAGGAGCTGAAGCAATGGAATCTTATGAGAACCATGATAAATTAGAGGGACGAGAACCATCGAATGGTTATAAAGATGAAGGCGGAACTGTTGGAGAACGAACTTGGGAAGAATGTGGATGTATATTATGGGATCTTGCCGCAAGTGAAGATCATGCTCAATTTATGGTATCTGTCATCTTCATTTTcgtttaaattttatttttttctcaaatccgTACGTGCCTCCCCCATATGCACACAAACTTATCTGTAGGTTAGCTTAAGCGGAAAAATGCTAATATGATAAAGAGCTAACTGAAAAAAACATTATCTATAGTGGAAAGCATATATCTTGAAGTCAATAGCTAAAATTTGATACTTTTGGGGGTGGAGTTTGTACCTTTCATATTGTTTCTGAAGACTACGATATGGTCCAAATTAACTCATATCGAATATTCATATGTAGGTTCAAAATCTTATCCTTGAAGTGCTTTTTGGCTAGTCTTGCAGTTTCTCCATCCTCGCGTATTACTGTAAGTAACTCTTAGTTTGACATGTGTGTCTGATTGTTGTAGCTATTTTTCATTGTTTAATATGCATCAAGACATATATTGACTTCCTTAAAGCTTGTCAGATTCACGTATTAAGGTTGCTTTCCGTTACAGGAGATTAGTCTTGGAATCATTGGAAACTTTGCTTGCCATGAAACTGCCAGAAAATGTATAGCCTCTGTTAATGAATGTTGAGCTATAGTTGAGCAATTACTTATTGATGATGTACCTTGCCTCTGTGAAGCCTGCAGGTAATTGATGTCCATTGTTTTCAGATAGTTTGTCTCCTGCTGAGATAAGTTTAAACTTTTTAATATGTGGACAAATGCAAGAGGTAACTCAGTAGAATGACCCTGATATTAAAGCAGTGTGAACTACTTCTGACTAGTGTGTACTTTCATGTTAGGGCCATTGTTTGGTGAAAACAAAGTTTATTCTCTGACAAAACCttcaatttgaagaaaatataatCAAGAATACTTCCTCTCTTATATTCCCAACTGCTTTTATTCTCTCAGCGGTGGGATACAAGTACATTGTGCTTTTAATGTACAGTAAACACCATCAGTATATGATGATATTAAATGCAAGGTTAATTGTGCATGATGTTGTGTCAATTACATGTAGTTCAGT from Salvia splendens isolate huo1 unplaced genomic scaffold, SspV2 ctg822, whole genome shotgun sequence includes:
- the LOC121791476 gene encoding uncharacterized protein LOC121791476: MSNSASEEHDHDDGVEELGELREPPYQNPSAPPHGSFDVSTTVDPSYVISLIRRLLPSDVNGLVREEPAAEGVIEDATNLPENGRGAEAMESYENHDKLEGREPSNGYKDEGGTVGERTWEECGCILWDLAASEDHAQFMVQNLILEVLFVEQLLIDDVPCLCEACRVLSLCLQGGEGLIWAVALQPEHILSRILWIAENALNPQLIERSVGLLLAILESLQEVATILVPPLLKLGLSSLLIKLLAFEMTKLKEDRTPERYSVLDLILRTIEELSTMDNCSEEICENKELLQLARELIDLPDKFE